In one window of Pseudoalteromonas sp. N1230-9 DNA:
- the udp gene encoding uridine phosphorylase codes for MEKVFHLGLTRDDLKGATLAIVPGDPDRSARISSLLDDPECLAKTREFHVYRGVLNGHNIVVCSTGIGGPSTSIAVEELAQLGINTFLRIGTTGAIQPHISEGDILISQASVRLDGASQHFAPLSYPAASDFFATQAMVNACNELGIQFHIGITASSDTFYPGQERYDTHSGYVPRAFQGSCEEWQKLGVMNYEMESATLFTMCAALGLRAACVAGVLVNRTKQEIPNVDHGEIERKSVAVVIEAAKQLLG; via the coding sequence ATGGAAAAGGTATTTCACTTAGGACTAACACGTGACGACTTAAAAGGTGCAACTCTTGCAATAGTTCCTGGGGATCCAGATCGTTCTGCACGTATTTCTTCTCTTTTAGATGATCCTGAATGTCTTGCAAAAACCCGTGAATTTCATGTCTACCGTGGTGTCTTAAATGGTCACAATATAGTTGTGTGTTCTACTGGTATTGGTGGTCCATCTACATCGATAGCCGTTGAAGAACTAGCACAACTTGGTATTAATACCTTTTTACGAATTGGTACCACTGGCGCTATTCAACCGCATATAAGTGAAGGTGATATTCTAATCAGCCAAGCATCTGTTCGTTTAGATGGGGCAAGCCAACATTTTGCTCCACTTAGCTACCCTGCTGCATCAGACTTTTTTGCAACACAAGCAATGGTCAATGCCTGTAATGAGTTAGGTATTCAATTTCACATTGGCATTACAGCCTCTAGTGACACCTTTTACCCAGGGCAAGAACGCTATGATACCCATTCGGGTTATGTGCCTCGCGCTTTTCAAGGTAGTTGTGAAGAATGGCAAAAACTGGGTGTAATGAACTATGAAATGGAATCAGCGACCTTATTCACTATGTGTGCTGCTTTAGGATTACGTGCAGCCTGTGTAGCTGGGGTGCTTGTTAACCGTACTAAGCAAGAAATTCCTAATGTAGACCACGGCGAGATTGAAAGAAAATCAGTCGCCGTAGTGATTGAAGCTGCAAAACAATTACTCGGATAA
- the cdd gene encoding cytidine deaminase, with product MTASNREHSQTEQKQAPFSFSEQQQDTLFTELKTKRGILSHSDIIQLCNEHQVTELELLKACVPVASLFSVAPISKFYVGAVALGITEQGDRQFYFGANVEFSHQALSLVVHAEQSAINNAWLNGASSIVKIAISDAPCGYCRQFMNELNTADTLDIHLPEHDFTLRELLPNAFGPKDLGNKVSLLSNTSQSLSFVDEDSIEQKLVITALNSYVPYTGNYSAVKIATYQHGDFYGGYAENAAYNPSLSPLQSALSQLYLAGVAFTGENVESISLLETQGAENQLEVTKSVLASFDFSPAFEHIIAALSE from the coding sequence ATGACAGCAAGTAATAGAGAACATAGTCAAACAGAGCAAAAACAAGCGCCATTTAGCTTTTCTGAACAACAACAAGATACACTTTTCACTGAACTTAAAACTAAGCGCGGTATTTTATCCCACAGTGACATAATCCAGCTTTGCAATGAGCACCAAGTTACCGAATTAGAGCTTTTAAAAGCATGCGTGCCAGTCGCTAGCCTATTTTCTGTTGCACCTATCTCTAAATTTTATGTAGGCGCAGTTGCCCTTGGAATAACAGAACAAGGTGACAGGCAATTTTATTTTGGCGCAAACGTCGAGTTTTCCCATCAAGCGCTCAGCTTAGTTGTTCATGCAGAACAATCGGCGATAAATAATGCGTGGTTAAATGGTGCATCAAGTATAGTAAAAATAGCGATAAGTGACGCTCCGTGTGGTTATTGCCGCCAATTTATGAATGAACTAAACACCGCGGACACACTGGATATTCATCTTCCTGAGCATGATTTTACACTACGCGAGCTCCTCCCCAATGCATTTGGTCCAAAAGATTTAGGTAACAAGGTCAGCTTATTATCTAACACCAGTCAATCACTTAGCTTTGTTGATGAAGATAGCATTGAGCAAAAATTAGTTATCACCGCATTAAATTCTTATGTGCCTTATACAGGCAATTACAGTGCCGTGAAGATCGCTACCTATCAGCATGGAGATTTTTATGGCGGCTATGCAGAGAATGCAGCATATAACCCAAGCCTTTCACCTTTACAAAGTGCATTAAGCCAACTTTATTTGGCTGGAGTCGCGTTTACTGGCGAAAATGTGGAGTCGATTAGTTTGCTCGAAACACAAGGTGCAGAGAATCAATTAGAGGTGACTAAAAGCGTGCTGGCAAGTTTTGATTTCTCACCAGCATTTGAACATATTATTGCTGCTTTATCCGAGTAA